One part of the bacterium genome encodes these proteins:
- a CDS encoding response regulator: MTFRKKLFGGFSVILIIMALGISISISKMADLTSKLNTIVDTMSRRVQVVNTLSHTLLDIHQMEKSFVLSRTQEERRKYADMIDRSVQKLNSSTAELYNMVGNISQEKLNRFNSLWEQYLVIIKKTRHLVSSDNDPAEVEASTHMGHQLVDDAEKVLAELMDRSYQKFRAQKMETDLDYQMTRNLLIGFLIMAIAAGMLVAAFTTRGIITRTRDISEKAGKIASGHLFSDGEMKGGGDELEPVYLSLKEISRSFGNITRQAQDIARDDLSTTIELRSEVDELGLALQEMTESLRRAREENRKQAWLRAGQNELNEKMRGEQSLSSLACNIITFLANYLGAQIGALYTLDEDRGDLLMLSGSYAFHWSRELRKTIRIGEGLAGQAALEKVIIPVTNVPRDYPRISSAIGDSLPRHILVIPFLSGGMLKGVAELGSFHEFSGTSREFLELVRESVAIAIHSAQSREKIQALLEESQRQAEELQVQQKELQTANEELEEQTQALKESEENLKNQQEELQAANEELEEKAESLERQRSEIERKNAELEAARRDLEEKAQELIMANKYKSEFLANMSHELRTPLNSLLILAQSLANNRDGNLTDHQVESLRIIYTSGTALLELINDILDLSKIEAGRMDINFEELVIHDLAEELRSAFQHVAEGKGLALKISVDQSAPQLILTDRKRAAQIVRNLISNAIKFTDQGEVTLSIRRPDSGESLVGCGFTPENTVAFSVTDTGIGIPPEKQRIIFESFQQAEGGTARKYGGTGLGLSISRNLAHLLGGDIHLSSTPGQGSTFTLYLPVSIKETGKAAAEPAASQPERVLISQHSGIRAAEIPAIQDDRNNLQPDDRAILIIEDDQSFSRILMDQCHEKGFKCLFSTSGEGGLELAQKYQPKAIILDILLPGMDGWQVMEALKRQIATRHIPVHVMSVEEKTIYAFQKGAIGFLTKPVSAGQLIGALTSIEETVAKQIKDLLVVEDDPVSRKSIVRLIGNGDVQVTEVGSGAEAIQAVKCRSYDCMVLDLGLPDMSGFQVLQALEKEKDIVIPPVIIYTGRDLTREEDMELRRYAESIIVKGVKSEERLLDETALFLHRVISNLPKNKQEMITTLYDQDVMLKDKRILLVDDDMKNAFALAGALRERGMKVLKAEDGQKALHILRKNPDIDLVLMDVMMPVMDGYETIRKIRAQQKFWNLPVIALTAKAMREDREKCLAAGANDYLSKPIDLDRLISMMRVWLYR; this comes from the coding sequence GTGACATTCAGGAAAAAATTATTCGGCGGTTTTTCGGTAATTCTTATCATAATGGCTTTAGGGATATCGATCTCCATCTCCAAGATGGCAGATCTTACCAGCAAATTGAACACCATCGTGGATACTATGAGCCGAAGGGTGCAAGTGGTTAATACCCTCAGCCATACCCTCCTTGATATCCACCAGATGGAGAAAAGTTTCGTTCTTTCCAGGACACAGGAAGAGAGGCGGAAATATGCAGACATGATTGACCGGAGTGTCCAAAAATTAAACAGCTCCACGGCGGAGCTGTACAACATGGTGGGTAATATTTCCCAGGAGAAGCTGAACAGGTTCAATTCCTTATGGGAGCAATACCTGGTTATTATCAAGAAAACCAGGCATCTGGTAAGTTCAGACAATGATCCCGCGGAGGTCGAGGCTTCCACGCACATGGGGCATCAACTGGTCGATGATGCTGAGAAAGTTTTAGCCGAGCTGATGGACAGAAGCTATCAGAAATTCAGGGCGCAGAAGATGGAAACTGACCTGGATTATCAGATGACCCGCAACCTCCTGATCGGCTTTTTGATTATGGCTATTGCTGCCGGGATGCTGGTCGCGGCCTTTACTACACGGGGTATTATCACCCGCACCCGGGATATTTCGGAAAAAGCCGGGAAGATCGCTTCCGGTCATCTTTTTTCCGATGGGGAGATGAAAGGTGGAGGTGATGAACTGGAACCTGTTTATCTCTCCCTGAAGGAGATATCCAGAAGCTTTGGGAATATTACCCGGCAGGCCCAGGATATCGCCAGGGATGATCTTTCCACAACCATTGAGCTTCGCAGCGAGGTCGATGAGCTTGGCCTGGCTCTGCAGGAGATGACCGAGTCACTGCGCAGGGCCAGGGAGGAAAACAGAAAACAGGCCTGGCTGCGGGCCGGGCAGAATGAGCTGAACGAGAAAATGCGCGGTGAGCAGAGTTTGAGCAGCCTCGCCTGCAACATCATTACCTTTCTGGCTAATTATCTGGGTGCTCAGATCGGGGCCTTATACACCCTTGACGAAGACAGGGGAGACCTCCTGATGCTGTCCGGCAGTTACGCGTTTCACTGGTCCCGGGAGCTCAGGAAAACTATCAGGATCGGTGAGGGTCTGGCCGGGCAGGCAGCCCTTGAGAAAGTAATAATTCCGGTGACCAATGTTCCCCGGGATTATCCCCGCATAAGTTCAGCCATCGGTGATTCACTTCCCCGTCATATTCTGGTCATCCCCTTCCTTTCCGGAGGAATGCTGAAGGGGGTGGCGGAGCTTGGTTCCTTCCATGAGTTTTCCGGCACCAGCAGGGAATTCCTCGAACTCGTCAGGGAGAGTGTTGCCATTGCCATTCATTCTGCCCAATCGCGGGAGAAAATCCAGGCGCTTCTCGAAGAAAGCCAGCGCCAGGCGGAAGAGCTCCAGGTTCAGCAGAAAGAGCTCCAGACAGCTAACGAGGAGTTGGAGGAGCAGACCCAGGCACTCAAAGAGAGTGAGGAAAACCTGAAAAATCAGCAGGAAGAGCTCCAGGCCGCCAATGAGGAACTGGAGGAGAAGGCTGAATCTCTGGAGCGGCAAAGGTCCGAAATCGAACGAAAGAATGCCGAACTGGAAGCGGCCAGAAGAGACCTCGAAGAGAAAGCCCAGGAACTGATCATGGCCAATAAGTACAAATCCGAATTCCTGGCCAATATGTCCCATGAATTGCGGACACCGCTGAACAGCCTGCTTATCCTGGCTCAGAGCCTTGCCAATAACAGGGATGGCAATCTGACGGACCATCAGGTTGAATCGCTCAGGATTATTTATACCAGCGGAACAGCGCTGCTCGAGCTGATCAATGATATCCTCGACCTTTCCAAGATCGAAGCAGGCCGGATGGATATCAATTTTGAGGAGCTCGTGATCCATGACCTTGCCGAAGAGTTGAGATCCGCTTTTCAGCATGTGGCAGAGGGCAAAGGTCTGGCCTTGAAGATCAGTGTTGACCAGAGTGCGCCGCAGCTCATCCTGACCGACCGGAAGCGGGCCGCACAGATCGTCAGGAACCTGATTTCCAATGCGATCAAGTTCACCGACCAGGGAGAGGTGACTCTTTCAATCAGACGGCCGGACAGCGGGGAAAGCCTTGTCGGGTGCGGGTTTACTCCTGAAAACACGGTGGCTTTTTCTGTCACTGATACCGGCATTGGAATCCCCCCTGAAAAGCAGAGGATAATTTTCGAGTCCTTCCAACAGGCGGAAGGAGGAACAGCGAGGAAATACGGCGGCACGGGACTTGGCCTTTCCATTTCCCGGAACCTGGCCCATCTCCTCGGCGGAGATATCCATCTGAGCAGTACACCTGGTCAGGGCTCGACCTTTACTCTTTACCTTCCTGTCAGTATCAAAGAAACCGGAAAAGCCGCGGCAGAGCCGGCAGCGTCCCAGCCGGAAAGAGTTTTGATAAGTCAGCATTCCGGAATCAGGGCGGCAGAGATTCCAGCCATCCAGGACGATAGAAATAACCTTCAGCCGGATGACCGGGCTATTTTGATAATTGAAGATGACCAGAGCTTTAGCCGGATACTGATGGATCAATGCCATGAAAAGGGATTCAAGTGCCTTTTCTCAACCAGTGGTGAAGGAGGGCTTGAGCTGGCCCAAAAGTACCAGCCGAAGGCTATTATTCTGGATATCCTCCTGCCGGGTATGGATGGCTGGCAGGTGATGGAGGCTCTCAAAAGGCAGATCGCAACCCGCCATATTCCCGTTCACGTCATGTCAGTTGAAGAGAAGACCATTTATGCCTTCCAGAAAGGTGCCATCGGCTTCCTGACCAAACCAGTAAGTGCCGGGCAGTTGATCGGGGCACTCACCAGTATCGAGGAAACGGTTGCCAAACAGATTAAGGACCTGCTGGTCGTGGAAGACGATCCGGTCTCGAGAAAGAGCATTGTCAGGCTCATTGGCAATGGCGATGTTCAGGTCACCGAAGTCGGCAGCGGAGCTGAGGCCATTCAGGCTGTCAAATGCCGGAGCTACGATTGCATGGTCCTGGATCTGGGTCTGCCGGACATGTCGGGATTTCAGGTGCTGCAAGCCCTGGAAAAGGAAAAGGACATTGTCATTCCACCGGTCATTATCTATACCGGCAGGGACCTGACCAGGGAAGAGGATATGGAGCTGCGCAGGTATGCTGAATCGATCATTGTCAAAGGGGTGAAATCGGAAGAGCGGCTGCTTGACGAGACCGCTCTTTTCCTGCACCGGGTCATCAGCAATCTGCCAAAAAACAAGCAGGAGATGATCACCACCCTCTATGATCAGGATGTTATGCTGAAGGACAAGAGGATCCTGCTGGTCGACGATGATATGAAAAATGCCTTTGCCCTGGCCGGGGCTCTTCGGGAGAGAGGAATGAAGGTGCTCAAGGCAGAGGATGGACAAAAGGCCCTGCATATTCTGAGGAAAAACCCTGATATCGACCTTGTTCTCATGGATGTCATGATGCCGGTCATGGATGGTTATGAAACTATCCGGAAAATCAGAGCGCAGCAAAAATTCTGGAACCTGCCGGTCATCGCCCTGACGGCCAAGGCCATGAGGGAAGACAGAGAAAAGTGCCTGGCAGCCGGAGCCAACGACTACCTCTCAAAACCGATCGACCTGGACCGCCTGATTTCCATGATGCGCGTCTGGCTGTACCGATGA
- a CDS encoding response regulator — protein sequence MDKAKILIVEDEIIIAKSLQMKLEGEGYLVCGVVSSGERAIQKAEEKRPDLVLMDIVLGGGMDGVEAADQIRSRFNIPVIYLTAYADRDILNRARITEPFGYVLKPFEDRELYANIEMALYKARMEARVREDEERLRRTFDESPIGAAILSLDYRFQQVNVRLCQMTGYSEKELLSRSFFEITHPDDQQIWLEEMWVLLTGRIDRFQLDIRLRHRDDRIIWICLSVSLIKDALGQPLYFLPMMEDITARKQAEDTLRTERQRLFALLDALPAFVLLQAPDSSIRFVNRYFIERFGEPKGRTIPEILVREGRVSGENYPSSHVFETGVPYQWEMIGTDGRMYEVHDYPFTDIDGSPLVLILGIDRTERRKMEEERQKAQRLESIGVLAGGIAHDFRNILVGIVGNLSLLRLYLEPDENISNLLDQAENASRRATDLSQQLLTFARGGAPVKEISSVSELLKDSAGFVLKGSKVKCELSLADDLWLVEIDTGQISQVFNNLLINANQAMPQGGIIRVSAENVTVSEQDGLPLREGRYIRVSVEDQGHGIPHEYLHRVFDPYFTTKEQGSGLGLATVYSIIRRHDGHIDVVSQLGVGTTFSLHLPAVEGKKTAARRNTVVRAVRPGEGRVLVLEDEDLVRNTVGKMLAYLGYEAEFALDGAQAVRLFQQARESGRPFVAVLADLIIPGGMGGHDAVKKLHELDPEVKAIATSGYANDPVLSEFRQYGFCAAIAKPYLIGELSDILGKVIGERNREHCGKKSELSDLN from the coding sequence ATGGATAAAGCGAAGATATTGATCGTTGAGGATGAAATCATTATCGCCAAAAGCTTGCAGATGAAGCTGGAAGGGGAAGGGTACCTTGTATGCGGGGTGGTATCTTCCGGAGAGCGGGCGATCCAGAAGGCCGAAGAAAAGAGGCCGGATTTGGTGCTCATGGACATTGTCCTGGGCGGGGGTATGGACGGAGTCGAGGCAGCCGATCAGATACGGTCCCGTTTTAACATTCCGGTTATCTACCTTACCGCTTATGCGGACAGGGATATCCTGAACCGGGCCAGGATAACCGAGCCGTTCGGGTATGTTCTCAAACCTTTCGAGGACAGGGAGCTCTACGCCAATATCGAAATGGCGCTCTACAAGGCCAGAATGGAAGCAAGGGTCAGGGAAGACGAGGAGAGGCTGCGGCGAACCTTCGACGAGTCGCCCATAGGGGCGGCCATACTCTCCCTGGACTACCGTTTCCAGCAGGTAAACGTGCGGCTCTGCCAGATGACCGGCTATTCTGAAAAGGAGCTGCTCTCGCGAAGCTTCTTCGAGATCACCCATCCTGATGACCAGCAGATCTGGCTTGAAGAAATGTGGGTGCTGCTGACCGGCAGAATTGACCGGTTTCAGCTGGACATCCGCCTCAGGCACAGAGATGACAGGATAATATGGATTTGCCTTTCTGTCAGTCTGATAAAGGATGCACTGGGCCAGCCGCTCTACTTTCTGCCCATGATGGAGGACATCACAGCCCGCAAGCAGGCGGAGGACACTCTGCGGACCGAGCGTCAAAGGCTTTTCGCTCTCCTGGACGCATTGCCTGCCTTTGTTCTGCTTCAGGCACCGGACAGCTCCATCCGCTTTGTCAACCGATATTTCATCGAACGTTTCGGTGAGCCAAAGGGGAGAACCATCCCCGAAATTCTCGTCAGGGAAGGGAGGGTATCCGGTGAAAATTATCCATCTTCCCATGTCTTTGAAACAGGAGTCCCTTACCAGTGGGAGATGATCGGCACTGATGGCCGCATGTACGAGGTTCACGATTACCCATTCACTGACATCGACGGCTCCCCGCTGGTGCTGATACTGGGCATCGACCGCACCGAGCGCAGGAAAATGGAGGAGGAGCGGCAGAAGGCCCAGAGACTGGAATCAATCGGTGTTCTGGCAGGTGGCATCGCCCATGATTTCAGGAATATTCTGGTGGGCATCGTCGGCAACCTTTCCCTGCTGAGACTGTATCTTGAGCCTGATGAAAATATTTCCAATCTTCTGGACCAGGCCGAAAATGCAAGCCGCCGGGCCACGGACTTATCTCAGCAATTGCTTACCTTTGCCAGGGGTGGTGCGCCGGTAAAAGAAATATCGTCAGTTTCCGAGTTGCTGAAAGATTCAGCCGGGTTTGTCCTGAAAGGCTCGAAGGTGAAGTGTGAGCTTTCCCTGGCTGATGATCTGTGGCTGGTGGAAATTGATACCGGGCAGATAAGCCAGGTTTTCAATAACTTGCTTATCAACGCCAATCAGGCCATGCCACAGGGGGGGATAATCCGGGTGAGCGCAGAAAATGTGACTGTCAGTGAGCAGGACGGTCTGCCGCTCAGAGAGGGAAGATATATCAGGGTGTCAGTTGAGGACCAGGGGCATGGCATACCTCATGAATATCTGCACCGGGTCTTTGATCCCTATTTCACCACCAAGGAGCAGGGAAGCGGTCTTGGGCTGGCTACTGTCTATTCGATTATCAGAAGACATGACGGACATATCGATGTGGTATCTCAATTGGGTGTCGGCACAACCTTTTCTCTCCATCTCCCGGCCGTGGAAGGGAAGAAGACGGCAGCCAGAAGAAATACCGTGGTGAGAGCGGTCCGTCCGGGGGAGGGAAGAGTCCTTGTCCTGGAGGATGAGGACCTGGTCCGAAATACCGTCGGGAAAATGCTTGCTTACCTCGGTTATGAAGCGGAGTTTGCCCTGGATGGTGCTCAGGCTGTCAGATTATTTCAGCAGGCCAGAGAATCAGGCCGGCCCTTTGTCGCCGTACTCGCAGATTTGATCATTCCAGGGGGCATGGGAGGACATGATGCCGTGAAGAAGCTGCATGAGCTTGACCCTGAAGTGAAAGCCATCGCCACCAGCGGTTATGCCAATGACCCTGTCCTTTCCGAATTCAGACAATACGGTTTCTGCGCAGCCATTGCCAAGCCGTATCTGATTGGAGAACTCAGCGATATTCTGGGTAAGGTAATTGGGGAAAGAAACCGTGAACATTGCGGCAAGAAATCGGAATTAAGCGATTTAAATTGA
- a CDS encoding chromosome condensation regulator — translation MAHANSQLAAGGTHTVGLKSDGSVVAVGSNSYGQCNTASWTDIIQVAAGDYHTAGLRSDGSVVAVGSNTNGQCNTGSWTDIIQVAAGDYHTVGLRSDGSVVAVGSNTYSQCNTASWTDIIQIAAGGTHTVGLRSDGSVVAVGSNTNGQCNTASWTDIVQVAAGDYHTVGLRSDGSVVAVGS, via the coding sequence ATGGCACATGCAAACAGTCAGCTTGCTGCAGGAGGGACTCATACCGTAGGGCTAAAGTCAGATGGTTCTGTGGTGGCTGTGGGATCCAATAGCTATGGCCAATGTAATACAGCCAGTTGGACTGATATCATCCAGGTTGCTGCGGGAGATTACCATACCGCAGGGCTAAGGTCAGATGGTTCTGTCGTGGCTGTGGGATCAAATACCAATGGCCAATGTAATACCGGCAGTTGGACTGATATCATCCAGGTTGCTGCGGGAGATTACCATACTGTGGGGCTAAGGTCAGATGGTTCTGTCGTGGCTGTGGGATCGAATACCTATAGCCAATGCAATACAGCCAGTTGGACTGATATCATTCAGATTGCTGCGGGAGGGACTCATACCGTAGGGTTAAGGTCAGATGGTTCTGTCGTGGCTGTGGGATCGAATACCAATGGCCAATGCAATACAGCCAGTTGGACCGATATCGTTCAGGTTGCTGCGGGAGATTACCATACTGTGGGGCTAAGGTCAGATGGTTCTGTCGTGGCTGTGGGATC
- a CDS encoding PQQ-binding-like beta-propeller repeat protein has translation MRSYCRLKGILFFITTAVVFTLAVAAMGTAFAQGMAESAWPCRGYNSGRTGQSPYLGAQTGTLKWRYQTADKIYSSPVIGMDGTVYIAGLDSKLYALKPESGGLLWKYQATDKIYASPAIGADGTIYVGSYDGIVHAVKPDGSKKWDSPTGYQTESSPVIGQDGTIYIGNHDGKIYALAPQDGTVLWASQTAPLYLYSSPALGPDGTIYAAGADGRLYAFRPDGSLRWNYPVSENGTPSSLVGLAVGTNNTIYIASEDGAVYALEVKGDNPILKWTFRTRDQVHSSPAIGSDGIVYIGSHDSKVYAIKPDGRLKWSYQTGGAVYSSPALGVDGTIYIGSLDGRIYALRPDSSLVWSYRTRGQIYSSPAIGADSTLYIASYDYRIYAFGAAGCRDNDQCTGDGDFCQRKIGDCTGQGVCSSSPRTPCPDVSDPVCGCDGQTYGNWCLAAANLVSIAHTGACGEQHEEVCDGQDNDLDGQVDENLTRPCDTACGAGLETCQSGQWVGCTAPQPQSEICDGNDNDCDGQVDENLTRPCDTACGAGLETCQSGQWVGCTAPQPEAEICDGKDNDCDNQTDEGLTRPCSNGQGVETCQSGQWIGCTAPQPEDEICDGKDNDLDGQTDEDLTRPCLTACGAGLETCQSGQWIGCTAPQPEDEICDGKDNDCDGQTDEGLIRLCSTACGTGTETCQSGQWVGCNAPQSEAEVCDGKDNDCDGQTDEGLTRPCGNGQGTETCQSGQWVGCNAPQPEAEICDGKDNDLDGQTDEGLTRPCSTVCGSGMETCQSGQWVGCTAPQPQNEVCDGKDNDCDGQTDEGIAMNTYYTDSDGDGYGDASSSIQACSAAPDGYVANSTDCNDADRNVHPTAPEIPCNGQDDNCQGGDSTAVCSSQGQVENETGQLDIQGTPGKAGQDILIPVRIQSAPNAVHTFGFDVIYNPESLTYTGSFEPGNLAGSFPTFDVKLLCPGRIRISGSSPAGGVLKGASGYLVRLKFRTAGGQENQGYFLQLENLGDDIGWFSATGGILSIPPQCNGDIDGDGTVTMKDAGIIFNCYLGNGTCPECADVNQDGKVSPEDVSCLTAKFFGQPSCLD, from the coding sequence ATGAGAAGTTATTGCAGGTTAAAGGGAATTTTATTTTTTATAACCACGGCTGTGGTATTCACGCTGGCTGTAGCCGCAATGGGAACTGCTTTTGCCCAGGGAATGGCCGAAAGTGCCTGGCCATGCCGGGGGTACAATTCAGGCCGCACTGGCCAGAGCCCTTATCTTGGAGCCCAGACCGGCACCCTGAAATGGAGATACCAGACTGCGGATAAGATCTACTCCTCGCCGGTCATAGGCATGGACGGCACAGTCTATATCGCAGGACTGGACAGTAAACTGTATGCCCTGAAACCGGAGAGCGGCGGTCTGCTCTGGAAATATCAGGCCACAGATAAAATTTATGCCTCACCGGCTATCGGAGCGGACGGTACGATTTATGTGGGAAGCTACGATGGCATAGTCCATGCCGTAAAACCGGATGGCAGCAAGAAGTGGGACAGCCCGACCGGATATCAAACCGAGTCCTCACCGGTCATCGGGCAGGACGGCACGATTTATATCGGAAATCATGATGGAAAAATTTATGCCCTCGCTCCTCAGGATGGTACGGTTCTCTGGGCCAGTCAGACTGCCCCCCTCTACCTGTATTCCTCGCCGGCTCTCGGACCGGATGGCACAATCTATGCAGCAGGCGCTGATGGCAGGCTCTACGCCTTCAGGCCTGATGGAAGCCTGCGCTGGAATTATCCAGTCAGCGAAAATGGCACGCCATCCTCCCTGGTCGGCTTGGCTGTAGGAACCAACAATACGATTTACATCGCAAGTGAGGACGGTGCAGTATATGCCCTGGAAGTTAAAGGCGATAATCCTATCCTGAAATGGACATTCCGAACCCGTGACCAGGTTCATTCATCGCCAGCCATAGGAAGTGATGGCATAGTCTATATCGGAAGCCATGACAGCAAGGTTTATGCCATAAAGCCGGATGGCAGGCTGAAGTGGAGTTACCAGACTGGTGGTGCTGTTTATTCTTCTCCGGCCCTGGGAGTTGATGGCACAATCTACATCGGAAGCCTCGACGGCCGGATTTATGCACTGAGACCCGATAGCAGCCTGGTCTGGAGCTACCGGACCAGAGGTCAGATCTATTCCTCGCCAGCCATTGGTGCTGACAGCACCCTCTATATTGCAAGTTATGATTACCGGATCTACGCTTTTGGTGCAGCAGGATGCCGGGATAATGACCAGTGCACAGGAGATGGAGATTTCTGCCAGAGGAAAATCGGGGATTGCACTGGACAGGGAGTCTGCTCAAGCTCACCCAGGACTCCATGTCCGGATGTATCCGATCCGGTCTGTGGGTGTGACGGCCAGACCTATGGTAACTGGTGCCTGGCTGCTGCAAATTTGGTGAGCATAGCCCATACCGGAGCATGCGGAGAGCAGCATGAGGAAGTCTGCGATGGCCAGGATAATGATTTAGACGGCCAGGTGGACGAGAATTTGACAAGGCCCTGCGATACTGCCTGTGGTGCTGGATTGGAAACCTGCCAGAGCGGCCAGTGGGTCGGGTGCACTGCACCGCAGCCCCAGAGTGAGATCTGTGATGGGAATGACAATGACTGTGATGGCCAGGTAGACGAGAATTTGACAAGGCCCTGCGATACTGCCTGTGGTGCTGGATTGGAAACCTGCCAGAGCGGCCAGTGGGTCGGGTGCACTGCACCGCAGCCTGAGGCCGAGATCTGCGATGGGAAGGATAATGATTGTGACAACCAGACGGATGAAGGCCTGACCAGGCCCTGTAGCAATGGTCAGGGAGTAGAAACCTGTCAGAGCGGCCAGTGGATCGGGTGCACTGCACCGCAGCCCGAAGATGAGATCTGTGATGGGAAGGACAATGACCTGGACGGTCAGACGGATGAAGACCTGACAAGGCCCTGCTTAACTGCCTGTGGTGCTGGATTGGAAACCTGTCAGAGCGGCCAGTGGATCGGGTGCACTGCACCGCAGCCCGAAGATGAGATCTGTGATGGGAAGGACAATGACTGTGATGGTCAGACGGATGAAGGCCTGATCAGGCTCTGCTCGACTGCTTGTGGTACTGGAACAGAAACCTGTCAGAGCGGCCAGTGGGTCGGGTGTAATGCACCACAGTCCGAGGCTGAAGTCTGCGATGGGAAGGACAATGACTGTGATGGTCAGACGGATGAAGGCCTGACCAGGCCCTGTGGCAATGGTCAGGGAACAGAAACCTGTCAGAGCGGTCAGTGGGTGGGGTGCAATGCACCGCAGCCCGAGGCCGAGATCTGTGATGGGAAGGATAATGACCTGGACGGTCAGACGGATGAAGGCCTGACCAGGCCCTGCTCGACTGTCTGTGGAAGCGGAATGGAAACCTGCCAGAGCGGCCAGTGGGTCGGCTGCACTGCACCGCAGCCTCAGAATGAGGTCTGCGATGGGAAGGACAATGACTGTGATGGTCAGACGGACGAAGGTATCGCCATGAATACCTACTATACGGATAGCGATGGAGACGGCTATGGCGATGCTTCCTCAAGCATTCAGGCATGCTCGGCAGCTCCTGACGGCTATGTTGCCAACAGCACCGATTGTAACGATGCAGACCGGAACGTTCATCCCACCGCTCCTGAAATTCCCTGTAATGGCCAGGATGATAATTGTCAGGGAGGGGACAGCACAGCCGTTTGCAGTTCGCAGGGACAGGTGGAAAACGAGACAGGTCAACTGGATATCCAGGGGACTCCAGGTAAGGCAGGACAGGATATTCTGATTCCGGTAAGGATCCAGTCAGCACCGAATGCTGTCCATACCTTTGGCTTTGACGTCATTTATAACCCGGAAAGCTTGACCTATACCGGAAGCTTCGAGCCGGGGAATCTGGCAGGCTCTTTCCCGACCTTTGATGTCAAGCTTCTTTGCCCCGGCAGGATCAGGATAAGCGGATCATCTCCTGCAGGAGGCGTCCTCAAAGGAGCAAGCGGCTATCTGGTCAGGTTGAAATTCAGGACTGCGGGCGGCCAGGAAAATCAGGGCTATTTCCTGCAACTGGAAAATCTTGGAGATGATATCGGCTGGTTCTCTGCAACCGGCGGCATTTTGAGTATTCCCCCTCAGTGCAACGGAGATATTGATGGTGACGGAACAGTTACCATGAAGGATGCCGGGATTATCTTTAATTGCTACCTGGGTAATGGCACGTGTCCTGAGTGTGCCGATGTTAACCAGGATGGGAAGGTAAGCCCGGAAGATGTGTCCTGTCTGACAGCAAAGTTTTTTGGTCAGCCCTCGTGCCTGGATTAA
- a CDS encoding formate/nitrite family transporter: MEQFDIDAYAPKQMAARVEKAGVTKGSMDFFSTLVLAKMAGAFIGFGSALYIYVIHDSTLSLGLTKLIGGLVFCLGLILVVVAGAELFTGNNLIVMAYVSRKVSLSQLFRNWGIVFTGNLIGSLTIVLLIFLSGHWMAGGAAVGAKTLLIANEKVNLSLCQTFSRGILCNMLVCLAVWLCFSGRSVTDKILAIIFPVMAFVTLGFEHSVANMYFIPAGLLVKHNPVIVARAQTMLGAVPLDLSRLTISGFLLNNLLPVTIGNIIGGSLLVAAIYWFVYLRGSAAEPVRRCMTGGPPTVAPHTSIAEAARVMGEHASGSVLVGETGKALGILSEKDIVHKVIAAGRDPAAVTVDQVMSTPLISVDIRASAYEVYRTMAKHQIRHLLVTREGQQVGFVSVRDILKNPII; encoded by the coding sequence ATGGAACAGTTTGATATCGATGCCTATGCCCCAAAGCAGATGGCTGCACGGGTGGAAAAGGCCGGGGTCACCAAAGGCAGCATGGATTTTTTTTCAACTCTTGTCCTGGCCAAAATGGCTGGAGCCTTTATCGGTTTTGGATCGGCGCTGTATATTTACGTGATTCACGACTCCACCCTGAGCTTAGGGCTGACCAAACTCATTGGCGGTCTGGTGTTCTGTCTCGGCCTGATTCTGGTAGTCGTTGCCGGAGCGGAGCTGTTCACGGGAAATAATCTGATCGTCATGGCCTACGTCAGCCGCAAGGTCAGCCTGAGTCAGCTTTTTCGCAATTGGGGCATTGTCTTTACCGGCAACCTTATCGGCTCGCTGACCATCGTGCTCCTGATCTTCCTGAGCGGCCACTGGATGGCGGGAGGGGCGGCGGTAGGAGCCAAAACGCTCCTGATTGCCAATGAAAAGGTGAACTTAAGCCTTTGTCAGACATTTTCCCGGGGAATTCTGTGTAATATGCTGGTCTGTCTGGCTGTCTGGCTCTGTTTCAGCGGCCGGTCCGTAACTGATAAAATCCTGGCCATTATCTTTCCGGTCATGGCTTTTGTCACTCTGGGATTCGAGCACTCGGTAGCCAATATGTATTTCATTCCGGCAGGTCTTCTGGTCAAACATAATCCGGTAATCGTGGCCAGGGCACAAACCATGCTCGGTGCAGTTCCTCTGGACCTTTCGAGACTGACCATATCCGGCTTTCTCCTGAATAATCTTCTTCCCGTTACTATCGGCAATATCATTGGCGGGAGCCTGCTGGTAGCCGCCATCTACTGGTTCGTATACCTGAGAGGCTCGGCGGCTGAACCTGTCCGGCGCTGTATGACCGGCGGACCGCCCACGGTCGCACCCCATACTTCGATTGCCGAAGCTGCCAGGGTCATGGGAGAGCATGCCTCCGGCAGTGTTCTGGTAGGCGAGACCGGAAAAGCTTTAGGTATTCTCAGTGAAAAGGACATTGTTCATAAGGTCATAGCGGCCGGCAGGGACCCGGCGGCAGTGACCGTAGATCAGGTCATGAGCACTCCCCTGATCTCGGTGGACATCAGGGCATCCGCCTATGAGGTTTACCGTACTATGGCCAAACACCAGATCCGACACCTGCTGGTGACCAGAGAGGGACAGCAGGTCGGTTTTGTATCCGTCAGGGATATACTGAAAAATCCAATAATCTGA